From one Simplicispira suum genomic stretch:
- a CDS encoding alpha/beta fold hydrolase, with product MPHIVFSHGNSFPGGTYSVLFKQLRARGFRVSAIDRFGHDPRYPVTSNWPHLVQQLADFAQAQVQEHGEPVFLVGHSLGGIVSVMTAAQHPELARAVLMLDSPLISGWKANAVSVAKRTQMVGAVSPGRVSRQRRNRWASDDEALQHFARKKAFALWDPQVLRDYIAHGLEDHEGQRVLRFDRAVETAIYNTLPHNLATLLRKHPLACPAAFIGGLSSVEMQQVGMAMTNRIARGRVSMLDGTHLFPMEQPHTTAAAVEAALLNMATLAPIDSNQGV from the coding sequence ATGCCCCACATCGTTTTCTCCCACGGCAACAGCTTTCCGGGTGGCACCTACAGCGTGCTGTTCAAACAACTGCGCGCGCGCGGATTCAGGGTGAGCGCTATCGACCGCTTTGGTCACGATCCGCGCTACCCCGTCACCAGCAACTGGCCGCATCTGGTGCAGCAACTGGCCGACTTTGCGCAGGCGCAAGTGCAAGAGCACGGCGAACCGGTGTTTCTCGTCGGCCATTCGCTGGGCGGCATTGTCAGCGTGATGACTGCCGCCCAGCACCCAGAGCTGGCGCGCGCGGTGTTGATGCTGGACTCGCCGCTGATCAGCGGCTGGAAGGCCAATGCGGTGAGCGTTGCCAAGCGCACGCAAATGGTGGGCGCGGTGTCCCCTGGCCGCGTGAGCCGCCAGCGGCGCAACCGCTGGGCCAGCGACGACGAAGCACTGCAGCATTTCGCGCGCAAGAAGGCCTTTGCGCTCTGGGACCCGCAGGTGCTGCGCGACTACATCGCGCACGGCCTGGAAGACCACGAGGGACAGCGGGTTCTGCGCTTTGACCGCGCGGTGGAGACGGCCATCTACAACACGCTGCCACACAACCTGGCCACGCTGCTGCGCAAGCACCCACTCGCATGCCCGGCCGCCTTCATTGGCGGGCTCTCGTCGGTCGAGATGCAGCAGGTGGGCATGGCCATGACCAACCGCATAGCGCGTGGACGCGTGAGCATGCTCGACGGAACGCACCTGTTCCCCATGGAGCAGCCGCACACCACGGCGGCGGCGGTGGAAGCTGCGCTGCTGAACATGGCGACTCTGGCACCCATCGATTCGAACCAAGGCGTGTAA
- a CDS encoding AI-2E family transporter: MTEPATSEPIPQPPPCEADASVVLTPTEAPAEPVAVHVPVGVRSASLALIALCAALAVLHWAAAVFIPIAMSALLICALSPVVGWLHRHRVPRGVSAAVLLLALTGGLAGTVYQLSDGASQVVDSLPKAASKVRDKMRERARQPSPIETVQKAASQIEQAAAETTAPSVARRGVQRVQIERSPLNIRDYLWSGTMGLMSVLGQLTIVLFLSFFALAAGNSFRLKLMRIAGRSLARRKVTLQVIDEINGQVQRYMLVQLVTSAVVGVATGLAYAALGLENAAVWAVIAGVLNLAPYIGSLAVTGASALVAFLQFGTLDMAFAVGGASLVIHTLVGNLLTPWLTSRTSSLSPVAVFVSVLAWGWLWGLWGLLLGIPIMMAVKAVCDRVEDLHAVGELLGN; the protein is encoded by the coding sequence ATGACCGAACCTGCCACCAGCGAGCCAATCCCACAGCCCCCGCCGTGCGAAGCCGATGCCAGCGTGGTGCTCACCCCCACCGAAGCTCCCGCTGAACCCGTGGCGGTCCATGTCCCGGTGGGCGTGCGCAGCGCTTCGCTGGCGCTGATTGCCCTGTGCGCCGCGCTGGCCGTGCTGCACTGGGCGGCTGCAGTGTTCATCCCGATCGCAATGAGCGCCTTGCTGATTTGCGCCCTCTCGCCCGTAGTGGGCTGGCTGCACCGCCACCGCGTGCCACGCGGCGTCTCAGCGGCGGTGCTGCTGCTGGCCCTCACGGGCGGCCTGGCGGGCACCGTGTACCAGTTGAGCGACGGTGCTTCGCAGGTTGTGGACTCGCTGCCCAAGGCCGCATCCAAAGTGCGCGACAAGATGCGCGAACGCGCTCGCCAGCCCAGCCCCATCGAGACAGTGCAAAAAGCGGCTTCGCAGATCGAGCAGGCCGCCGCCGAAACCACCGCGCCCTCCGTGGCCCGGCGCGGTGTGCAGCGGGTACAGATCGAGCGCAGCCCGCTCAACATCCGCGACTACCTCTGGAGCGGCACCATGGGGCTGATGTCGGTGCTGGGCCAGTTGACGATCGTGCTGTTCCTCAGCTTCTTCGCGCTTGCCGCCGGCAACAGCTTTCGCCTCAAGCTCATGCGCATTGCCGGCCGCAGCCTGGCGCGGCGCAAGGTGACCCTGCAGGTCATCGACGAGATCAACGGCCAGGTGCAGCGCTACATGCTGGTTCAGTTGGTCACCAGTGCCGTGGTGGGTGTCGCCACGGGCCTGGCGTACGCCGCATTGGGACTGGAGAACGCCGCCGTCTGGGCCGTCATCGCCGGGGTCCTCAACCTGGCGCCCTATATCGGCTCGCTCGCCGTCACCGGCGCCTCGGCGCTGGTGGCGTTCCTGCAGTTCGGCACCCTCGACATGGCCTTTGCCGTGGGCGGCGCCTCGCTGGTGATCCACACCCTGGTGGGCAACCTGCTCACCCCCTGGCTCACCAGCCGCACCAGCAGCCTGAGCCCGGTGGCCGTTTTCGTCAGCGTCCTCGCCTGGGGCTGGCTCTGGGGCCTGTGGGGGTTGCTGCTGGGCATCCCCATCATGATGGCCGTGAAAGCGGTGTGCGACCGCGTGGAAGACCTGCACGCGGTGGGGGAGTTGCTGGGGAACTGA
- the flhC gene encoding flagellar transcriptional regulator FlhC yields MTTTTDTTVSTPKRAAPKSVLNESRQIERAALLIGMGARMQVLESETTLSYERLIRLYKEIAGKSPSKGQLPFSTDWFLTWQENVHSSLFLNIYEYLGKGMELDSVELLTKAYRLYNEQIEIAQVEPLLSFTRAWRLVKFVDAGMLTRTQCSDCKGQFVTELYENRGYVCGLCNPPARAGKSKTSGALMLH; encoded by the coding sequence ATGACCACAACGACCGACACCACCGTCAGCACCCCCAAGCGCGCCGCTCCCAAGAGTGTGCTGAACGAATCGCGCCAGATCGAACGCGCTGCCCTGCTTATCGGCATGGGCGCACGCATGCAGGTGCTTGAATCGGAAACCACGCTGTCCTACGAGCGGCTGATCCGGCTCTACAAGGAGATCGCGGGCAAGTCGCCATCCAAAGGCCAGCTGCCGTTCTCGACCGACTGGTTCCTGACCTGGCAGGAAAACGTCCACAGCTCGCTGTTCCTCAACATCTACGAATACCTGGGCAAGGGCATGGAGCTGGACTCGGTCGAACTGCTCACCAAAGCCTATCGGCTCTACAACGAGCAGATCGAGATCGCCCAGGTAGAACCCCTGCTGTCTTTCACCCGCGCCTGGCGCCTGGTGAAGTTTGTCGACGCCGGCATGCTCACCCGCACCCAATGCAGCGACTGCAAGGGCCAGTTTGTCACCGAGCTGTACGAGAACCGTGGTTACGTCTGCGGCCTGTGCAACCCACCGGCGCGCGCGGGCAAAAGCAAGACCAGCGGCGCCTTGATGCTGCACTGA
- a CDS encoding alpha/beta hydrolase family protein produces MPSHLAPALRAVLCGAVLALLAACGGGKDDDEAAVQPPPPPVNPVGRGSFKASAPLGTVAATEIAAALADDGSRVQNAVPRYAVASWRLEYTTIDADGREVRASGLVSVPQKPAGSASPVLSYQHGTIFRDEETPSMHAVAGEVAVVLASLGYVVLAPDYVGFGVSRGTPHPYLLAAPTAAAVNDFITAATYWRALSGVQDNGQLFLAGYSEGGYATMAAHRELQATGSPHLAQLRMAVVGAGPYDVQTTLDGLIDVVRDKQPLLGALINPGFLRYLGGSVQREVRRAVLGQLIPGDADVVYDTRFLDSFFADDTRAIAQSSSVHDWRPQVPVAMFHGRDDQTVPYASSVNTLQAMRKQGVGDLVSLTDCQATPAGHIPCVPPFVEFMLGRVGAVAQGL; encoded by the coding sequence TTGCCTTCGCACCTTGCTCCTGCTCTGCGCGCGGTGCTTTGTGGTGCTGTCCTCGCCCTGCTGGCGGCCTGTGGCGGCGGCAAAGACGACGATGAGGCCGCCGTCCAACCACCACCGCCCCCGGTCAACCCGGTGGGACGCGGCAGCTTCAAGGCCAGTGCGCCACTGGGCACTGTGGCGGCCACAGAAATCGCTGCCGCGCTGGCAGACGATGGCTCGCGGGTGCAGAACGCGGTGCCGCGTTATGCGGTGGCCTCCTGGCGACTCGAATACACGACCATCGACGCCGATGGCCGCGAAGTGCGGGCTTCCGGCCTGGTCAGCGTGCCGCAAAAGCCTGCGGGCAGCGCCAGCCCGGTGCTCAGCTACCAGCACGGCACCATTTTTCGTGACGAGGAAACGCCCAGCATGCACGCGGTGGCGGGCGAAGTGGCGGTGGTGCTGGCGTCGCTCGGCTATGTGGTGCTGGCGCCAGACTATGTCGGATTTGGCGTCTCTCGCGGCACGCCGCATCCGTATCTGCTGGCTGCGCCTACCGCAGCCGCGGTCAATGACTTCATCACAGCGGCCACCTACTGGCGTGCTCTGAGCGGGGTGCAGGACAACGGCCAGCTCTTCCTGGCGGGCTACTCCGAAGGCGGCTACGCCACGATGGCAGCGCACCGTGAACTCCAGGCCACCGGCTCGCCGCATCTGGCCCAGTTGCGCATGGCCGTGGTCGGCGCCGGGCCGTACGACGTGCAGACCACGCTCGATGGTTTGATTGACGTGGTGCGCGACAAGCAGCCGCTCCTGGGCGCGCTCATCAATCCGGGTTTCTTGCGCTATCTGGGCGGCAGTGTGCAGCGCGAGGTGCGTCGGGCCGTGCTGGGTCAGCTGATTCCGGGCGATGCCGACGTGGTCTACGACACGCGCTTTCTCGACAGCTTCTTTGCCGACGACACGCGCGCCATCGCGCAGAGCAGCAGCGTCCACGACTGGCGCCCGCAAGTGCCGGTGGCCATGTTCCATGGCCGGGACGACCAGACCGTTCCTTACGCCAGCTCGGTGAACACCCTGCAAGCCATGCGGAAACAGGGTGTGGGCGACCTGGTTTCGCTCACCGACTGCCAAGCCACGCCGGCAGGCCACATTCCTTGCGTGCCGCCGTTTGTGGAGTTCATGCTGGGGCGCGTTGGCGCCGTGGCGCAGGGCCTGTAG
- a CDS encoding FlgO family outer membrane protein, translating to MKPGVLMAPRSLAALALAVLAAGALTGCAGYYYGDKYGPTLALSPHADMVGSSYAAADALLQNAPLDARAPVLVTTLVDLDHLGASSRFGRVVSEQMAGRLTQRGLPVPELRLRESVALVPHEGALLLSRELREVSRAHAAQAVVVGTYAVSSRQVFVSLKLVRPEGNLTIAAHDYALVLDEELRSLLGLR from the coding sequence ATGAAGCCGGGGGTCTTGATGGCGCCCCGGAGCCTTGCGGCGCTGGCGCTGGCCGTGCTGGCGGCGGGCGCGCTCACTGGCTGCGCCGGCTACTACTACGGCGACAAGTACGGTCCGACGCTGGCCTTGTCGCCCCACGCCGACATGGTGGGAAGCAGCTACGCCGCCGCCGATGCCCTATTGCAAAACGCGCCGCTGGATGCGCGTGCGCCGGTGCTGGTGACCACGCTGGTCGATCTGGACCACCTGGGTGCGTCGTCGCGCTTTGGCCGCGTGGTGTCCGAGCAGATGGCCGGGCGCCTCACGCAGCGCGGTCTGCCCGTGCCGGAGCTGCGCCTGCGCGAATCCGTGGCGTTGGTGCCGCATGAGGGTGCGCTGCTGCTCTCGCGCGAGCTGCGCGAGGTCAGCCGCGCGCACGCGGCGCAGGCCGTGGTGGTCGGAACCTACGCGGTGTCGAGCCGGCAGGTTTTTGTGAGCCTCAAGCTCGTGCGGCCAGAAGGCAACCTGACGATTGCCGCGCACGACTACGCCCTGGTGCTGGACGAGGAGTTGCGCAGTCTGCTCGGCTTGCGCTGA
- a CDS encoding spherulation-specific family 4 protein: MHHRTHPKSHLAAGLLVLTAALAGCGGTTEPAPPPSPPPGPISVSFSGPAVDGSVHDTNTPINLQVTVTVDGKSAPDGTLVTLSANRATARLTRPVTATVAGTAASEMQDTQPGAVQVDAAATSNTHSGSDRVTLFIRPKPKDLELLVPAFFSAAAGSAWETLTSGATSYPDVKITAVANASNGILTSASKADTDLLGAITLFKAVKPGNQKVVAYVSTAYGSGTRSVVDVKATIDKYIELYPGLLDGFFLGEMAAGSDRLAFYTDLYTYIHGKGLSVIGDPGSFPDAGYAAAADVLVTFEGNAAAYQNIDPQPSHTWVYNQDNTRQAMLVHSASACTTMQKAVETANKARSNTGLVYVTDLVGTGSPWSGLPTYWTKLLGTVDAHNNDRAWPAC, encoded by the coding sequence ATGCACCACCGCACACACCCCAAAAGCCACCTCGCCGCAGGCCTGCTGGTTCTGACCGCCGCATTGGCAGGTTGCGGGGGCACCACCGAGCCGGCGCCTCCTCCGTCGCCGCCACCCGGCCCAATCAGCGTGAGCTTCAGCGGACCTGCAGTGGACGGTAGCGTGCACGATACCAACACACCCATCAACCTGCAGGTGACAGTGACCGTGGATGGCAAAAGCGCTCCCGACGGCACGCTGGTGACGCTCAGCGCCAACCGCGCTACCGCCCGCCTGACGCGCCCCGTGACTGCCACGGTGGCCGGTACCGCAGCCTCGGAGATGCAAGACACCCAGCCGGGCGCCGTGCAGGTAGATGCCGCAGCCACCAGCAACACACACTCGGGCAGTGACCGCGTGACCCTGTTCATCCGCCCGAAACCAAAGGATCTGGAGCTGCTCGTGCCCGCCTTTTTCAGCGCTGCGGCAGGCTCCGCCTGGGAAACGCTCACCAGCGGCGCCACCAGCTACCCGGACGTGAAGATCACCGCCGTTGCAAACGCCAGCAACGGCATCCTGACCAGTGCCAGCAAGGCCGACACCGATCTCCTCGGTGCCATCACCCTGTTCAAGGCCGTCAAGCCAGGCAACCAGAAGGTGGTGGCCTACGTCTCCACCGCCTACGGCAGCGGCACGCGCTCGGTGGTGGATGTCAAAGCCACCATCGACAAATACATCGAGCTCTATCCCGGTCTCCTCGACGGCTTTTTCCTTGGGGAAATGGCGGCCGGGAGTGACCGGCTGGCGTTCTATACCGACCTCTACACCTACATCCACGGCAAGGGCCTCAGCGTGATTGGCGACCCAGGCAGCTTCCCGGACGCAGGCTATGCCGCCGCCGCCGATGTGCTGGTGACGTTCGAGGGCAACGCGGCCGCCTACCAGAACATTGACCCGCAGCCCTCCCACACCTGGGTCTACAACCAGGACAACACCAGGCAGGCCATGCTGGTGCACAGTGCCAGCGCTTGCACCACCATGCAAAAGGCCGTGGAAACCGCCAACAAGGCGCGCAGCAACACCGGTCTGGTCTACGTCACCGATCTCGTCGGCACGGGCAGCCCCTGGTCCGGCCTGCCTACCTACTGGACGAAACTGCTGGGCACGGTAGACGCACACAACAACGATCGGGCCTGGCCCGCTTGCTGA
- the ppc gene encoding phosphoenolpyruvate carboxylase, giving the protein MASTRKNDKDQPLIDDIRLLGRILGDVIREQEGAAAFDLIEQVRQLSVAFRRDADHEANRALKKLLKSLSADQTVSVIRAFTYFSHLANLAEDRHHIRRRTIRERAGDTQEGSIDVALARLRWAGIAPGTVAQTLAGSYVSPVLTAHPTEVQRKSILDAERAIAKLLAARGDLAERAQLYNSARDALTPRELASNEAQLRAHVTQLWQTRLLRYTKLTVADEIENALSYYEATFLREIPKIYAEIEQSLGQGSVASFLRMGQWIGGDRDGNPNVGADTLVQALRRQSEVALRHYLTEVHLLGAELSLSARLVEVSSDMQRLAESSPDTSEHRQDEPYRRALTGIYARLAASLAELTGGQAARHAVAPQNAYPHAQEFLAELRTIAQSLATHHGEALGAQRLHPLIRAVEVFGFHLATVDLRQSSDQHERVLTELLATARVAPDYTLLDEPARCALLLQLLQDARPLRVMGAQYSAHTLGEIAVFETALAMRQRFGHDAIIHYIISHTETVSDLLEVLLLQKEVGLMQGSLGTPEARADLIVVPLFETIEDLQSAASIMRGFYQTPGIAALVQRSGGQQDIMLGYSDSNKDGGIFTSNWELYRAEIALVEFFDELAATTPIRLRMFHGRGGTVGRGGGPSYQAILAQPPGTVRGQIRLTEQGEVIASKYANPEIGRRNLETLVAATLEATLLQPTKPATPAFLDAAAQLSLASMAAYRALVYETPGFTDYFFNSTPIREIAELNIGSRPASRKPSQKIEDLRAIPWGFSWGQCRLTLPGWYGFGSAVEAFLSAPGKDPKAQLALLRKMVREWPFFSTLLSNMDMVLAKSDLALASRYSELVQDARLRKKVFGAIEAEWHRTADVLTRITGDKQRLAHNTALARSIRHRFPYIDPLHHLQVELIRRWRAGQGDERVQTGIHISINGIAAGLRNTG; this is encoded by the coding sequence ATGGCAAGCACGCGCAAGAACGACAAAGACCAACCCCTCATCGACGACATCCGCCTGCTCGGCCGGATTCTGGGCGACGTGATCCGTGAGCAGGAGGGCGCTGCCGCCTTTGATCTGATCGAACAGGTGCGCCAGCTCTCGGTCGCTTTCCGACGCGACGCCGACCACGAGGCCAATCGCGCCTTGAAGAAGCTGCTCAAAAGCCTCTCGGCCGATCAGACGGTGAGCGTGATCCGCGCCTTCACCTATTTTTCGCACCTGGCCAACCTGGCCGAAGACCGCCACCACATTCGCCGCCGCACCATCCGCGAGCGCGCGGGCGATACGCAGGAGGGCAGCATCGACGTCGCCCTGGCGCGCCTGCGCTGGGCCGGCATTGCGCCCGGCACCGTGGCGCAAACCCTGGCCGGCAGCTACGTCTCGCCCGTGCTCACCGCCCACCCCACCGAGGTGCAGCGCAAAAGCATTCTGGACGCCGAGCGCGCCATTGCCAAGCTGCTGGCCGCGCGCGGCGACCTGGCCGAGCGCGCCCAGCTCTACAACAGCGCCCGCGACGCCCTCACACCCCGCGAACTGGCGAGCAACGAGGCGCAACTGCGCGCCCACGTCACGCAGCTGTGGCAGACACGGCTGCTGCGCTACACCAAGCTGACCGTGGCCGACGAGATTGAAAACGCGCTGAGCTACTACGAAGCCACGTTTTTGCGGGAGATTCCAAAAATCTATGCGGAAATTGAACAATCGCTTGGCCAGGGCAGCGTGGCCAGCTTTCTGCGCATGGGCCAATGGATTGGCGGCGACCGCGACGGCAACCCCAACGTCGGCGCCGACACCCTGGTGCAAGCGCTGCGCCGGCAAAGCGAAGTGGCGCTGCGCCACTACCTGACCGAAGTGCACTTGCTGGGCGCTGAGCTTTCACTTTCTGCGCGGCTGGTGGAAGTGTCCAGCGACATGCAGCGCCTGGCAGAAAGCTCGCCCGACACCAGCGAGCACCGCCAGGACGAGCCCTACCGCCGCGCGCTCACCGGCATTTACGCGCGCCTCGCGGCCTCGCTGGCCGAGCTGACCGGCGGCCAGGCGGCCCGCCATGCCGTGGCGCCGCAAAACGCCTACCCGCACGCACAGGAGTTTCTGGCCGAGCTGCGCACCATTGCCCAGTCGCTCGCTACGCACCACGGCGAAGCCCTGGGCGCGCAGCGCCTGCACCCGCTGATCCGCGCGGTGGAAGTGTTTGGTTTTCACCTGGCCACGGTGGACCTGCGGCAAAGCTCCGACCAGCACGAACGCGTGCTGACCGAACTGCTGGCCACAGCGCGCGTGGCGCCCGACTACACCCTGCTGGATGAACCCGCTCGCTGCGCCTTGCTGCTGCAACTGCTGCAGGACGCCCGGCCGCTGCGCGTCATGGGCGCGCAGTACAGCGCGCATACCCTGGGCGAGATTGCGGTGTTTGAAACCGCGCTCGCCATGCGCCAGCGCTTTGGCCACGACGCCATCATTCACTACATCATCAGCCACACCGAAACGGTGAGCGACCTGCTCGAAGTGCTGCTGCTACAAAAGGAAGTCGGGCTGATGCAGGGCAGTCTGGGCACACCCGAAGCCCGCGCCGACCTCATCGTCGTGCCGCTGTTCGAGACGATTGAAGACCTGCAGAGCGCCGCCAGCATCATGCGCGGCTTCTACCAGACCCCCGGCATCGCCGCGCTGGTGCAGCGCTCGGGCGGCCAGCAGGACATCATGCTGGGCTACTCGGACAGCAACAAGGACGGCGGCATCTTCACCAGCAACTGGGAGCTGTACCGCGCCGAGATCGCGCTGGTGGAATTTTTCGACGAGCTGGCGGCCACCACCCCCATCCGCCTGCGCATGTTCCACGGCCGGGGCGGCACCGTGGGGCGCGGCGGTGGGCCGAGCTACCAGGCCATCCTGGCGCAGCCACCCGGCACCGTGCGCGGCCAGATTCGGCTGACCGAGCAGGGCGAGGTGATCGCCTCGAAGTACGCCAACCCCGAAATCGGCCGGCGCAACCTGGAAACCCTGGTGGCCGCCACCCTGGAGGCCACGCTATTGCAGCCCACCAAACCGGCGACGCCGGCGTTTCTGGACGCCGCCGCGCAGTTGTCGCTGGCCAGCATGGCGGCCTACCGCGCCCTGGTGTACGAGACCCCCGGCTTCACCGACTATTTCTTCAATTCCACCCCGATCCGCGAGATCGCCGAACTCAACATCGGCTCGCGCCCGGCGTCGCGCAAGCCCAGCCAGAAGATTGAAGACTTGCGCGCCATTCCCTGGGGTTTCAGCTGGGGCCAGTGCCGCCTCACCCTGCCGGGCTGGTACGGTTTTGGCTCGGCCGTAGAAGCGTTCCTGAGTGCCCCCGGCAAAGACCCCAAAGCCCAGCTCGCGCTGCTGCGCAAGATGGTGCGCGAATGGCCGTTCTTCAGCACCTTGCTGTCCAACATGGACATGGTGCTCGCCAAGAGCGACCTGGCGCTGGCGTCGCGCTACAGCGAGCTCGTGCAGGACGCCCGCCTGCGCAAAAAAGTGTTCGGCGCCATCGAGGCCGAGTGGCACCGCACGGCCGACGTGCTGACCCGCATCACCGGCGACAAGCAGCGCCTGGCGCACAACACCGCGCTGGCACGCTCCATCCGCCACCGCTTCCCCTACATCGACCCGCTCCACCACCTGCAAGTCGAGCTGATCCGCCGCTGGCGCGCCGGGCAGGGCGACGAGCGGGTGCAGACCGGGATTCACATTTCGATCAACGGGATTGCGGCGGGGTTGCGGAATACGGGGTGA
- a CDS encoding proteasome-type protease encodes MTYCVAIKLNAGLVFLSDSRTNAGLDQISSFRKMMIYEKRGSRFLVLLSAGNLSIAQSVREALQTTQIVDEEHCGEPTTIWNANSMFDAARVLGCAVRNVHERDGESLRQAGVEFNVSLVLGGQIRGEQMRLFQVYSAGNFIEATDETPYFQVGESKYGKPVLDRILTPDTSLDDAAKCALVSMDSTLKSNLSVGLPLDMVLYENNRYESDKIVCIDEGNPYFRMLHDRWGAELRNAFDTIESPHWDAERQTCASPLHAPGCRYQPLRKTSGPFDR; translated from the coding sequence ATGACGTATTGCGTCGCCATCAAACTCAACGCCGGACTGGTGTTCCTGTCCGACTCGCGCACCAATGCCGGGCTGGACCAGATCAGCTCGTTTCGCAAGATGATGATCTACGAAAAGCGGGGCAGCCGCTTCCTGGTGCTGTTGTCGGCCGGCAACCTGTCGATTGCGCAGTCGGTGCGCGAGGCATTGCAAACCACGCAAATCGTGGACGAAGAGCACTGCGGCGAACCCACAACCATCTGGAACGCCAACAGCATGTTCGACGCCGCACGCGTACTGGGCTGCGCCGTGCGCAATGTGCACGAGCGCGACGGCGAATCGCTCCGGCAGGCGGGCGTCGAGTTCAACGTGTCGCTGGTGCTGGGTGGACAGATTCGGGGCGAGCAAATGCGTCTGTTTCAAGTCTATTCGGCAGGCAATTTCATCGAAGCCACCGACGAAACGCCCTACTTTCAGGTCGGCGAGTCGAAATACGGCAAACCGGTGCTCGACCGCATCCTCACGCCCGACACATCCCTGGACGACGCAGCCAAATGCGCGCTGGTGTCCATGGACAGCACGCTCAAGTCCAACCTGTCAGTGGGTCTGCCGCTGGACATGGTGCTTTACGAAAACAACCGCTACGAAAGCGACAAAATCGTGTGCATTGACGAAGGGAATCCCTACTTTCGCATGCTGCACGACCGCTGGGGTGCCGAATTGCGCAATGCCTTTGACACCATCGAGAGCCCGCACTGGGACGCAGAAAGGCAAACCTGCGCGTCGCCCCTGCACGCGCCCGGTTGCCGCTACCAGCCACTGCGCAAAACTTCAGGCCCGTTTGATCGCTGA
- the flhD gene encoding flagellar transcriptional regulator FlhD has product MNHEQVLAEIREANLTYLMLAQTLIRQDKAEAVFRLGLNEEAADLLVSLSAAQVMKIASRNTLLCSFRVDDSLVWGLLTNHDTPRKVGNEATNTLHANILMASRVSEVL; this is encoded by the coding sequence ATGAACCACGAACAAGTGCTCGCAGAAATCCGCGAAGCCAACCTGACCTACCTGATGCTGGCGCAGACGCTGATCCGCCAGGACAAGGCCGAGGCGGTGTTCCGTCTCGGGCTCAACGAAGAAGCGGCCGACCTGCTGGTTTCGCTCTCTGCGGCGCAGGTGATGAAGATTGCGTCGCGCAACACCTTGCTGTGCAGCTTCCGCGTGGACGACAGCCTGGTCTGGGGTCTGCTGACCAACCACGACACGCCGCGCAAAGTGGGCAACGAAGCCACCAACACCTTGCACGCCAACATCCTGATGGCCAGCCGCGTCTCCGAAGTGCTCTGA